From Serinus canaria isolate serCan28SL12 chromosome 24, serCan2020, whole genome shotgun sequence, one genomic window encodes:
- the RNF214 gene encoding RING finger protein 214 isoform X2 yields the protein MALEQAQVDGPDPPRLCEPGPAAPPCSGSPLSAPESPSEPGPGGQADPAAAPGPGGDAEPGPGGAEAAGQSGAAAEEPDEEAAPARPSQNIAVQTDFKAADADVNTDQDIEKNLDKMMSERALLKERYQEVLDKQRQVENQLQVQLKQLQQRREEEMKNHQEILKAIQDVTIKREETKKKMEKEKKEFLQKEQDLKAEIEKLCEKGRRLLKEQEEKENKIASLIAEQSDEKQLWEMELDKLKNQHNEINRNILEETERAWKAEILSLESRKELLVLKLEEAEKEAELHLTYLKSAPPTLETMRPKQEWEMRLNRIRMTKQSVRDQFNDHIQMVRNGTKLSSLPQIPTPTLPPPPSETDFMLTAFQPSPSLTPRLPFPIGPVPVPMVMPSADPRALSFPLLNPAMSRPNQPSPPLPASQGRSSPVVASLLGTHSPHMAPAAPIPPPPGLGGVAPEFPRPQPADKLEKLLEKLLARFPQCNKAQLTNILQQIKTARRTMAGLTMEELNQLVAAKLAEQQERAAAGAQPLGRIRAPMFSAPLPQISTPMFLPSAQVAYPGTASHTPAACKLCLMCQKLVQPGDLHPMACSHVLHKECIKFWAQTNTNDTCPFCPSLK from the exons ATGGCGCTGGAACAGGCGCAGGTCGACGGCCCCGACCCGCCGCGCCTCTGcgagcccggccccgccgcgccgccctGCAG CGGGAGCCCGCTCTCCGCCCCGGAGAGCCCCAGCGAGCCCGGGCCCGGCGGGCAGGCGGAccccgcggccgcccccggccccggcggcgATGCGGAGCCCGGGCCCGGCGGCGCGGAGGCCGCGGGGCAGAGCGGAGCGGCGGCCGAGGAGCCCGACGAGGAGGCGGCCCCGGCCAGGCCGTCGCAGAACATCGCGGTGCAG ACCGACTTCAAGGCGGCCGATGCGGATGTGAACACGGACCAGGACATCGAGAAGAACTTG GACAAGATGATGTCCGAGAGGGCCTTGCTGAAGGAGCGCTACCAGGAGGTGTTGGACAAACAGAGGCAGGTGGAGAATCAGCTGCAGGTCCAGCttaagcagctgcagcagcggagggaagaggagatgaAAAACCACCAG GAGATCCTCAAAGCCATTCAGGATGTTACAATCAAGCGAGAGGAGACTAagaaaaagatggagaaagaaaagaaagaattcctGCAGAAAGAGCAGGATCTCAAAGCTGAAATTGAGAAACTCTGTGAGAAAGGCAGAAG GttgctgaaggagcaggaggagaaggaaaacaagattgCCTCTCTGATTGCAGAGCAGTCTGATGAGAA gcagctgtgggagaTGGAGCTGGACAAGCTGAAGAACCAGCACAATGAAATCAACAGGAACATTCTTGAGGAGACGGAGCGGGCCTGGAAAGCAGAG ATCCTGTCCCTGGAGAGCCggaaggagctgctggtctTAAAActagaagaagcagaaaaagaagcagagctACACCTCACCTACCTCAA GTCTGCGCCGCCCACGCTGGAGACCATGAGGCCAAAGCAGGAGTGGGAGATGAGGCTGAACAGGATACGTATGACCAAGCAGAGTGTCCGA GATCAGTTCAATGACCACATCCAGATGGTGAGGAATGGCACAAAGCTGAGCAGCCTCCCCCAGATCCCAACTCCAACGCTGCCTCCTCCGCCTTCAGAA acAGATTTCATGCTGACGgcattccagcccagcccatccctgacCCCCCGGCTCCCCTTCCCCATCGGGCCCGTCCCCGTCCCCATGGTCATGCCGAGCGCCGATCCCCGGGcgctctccttccctctgctgaaCCCCGCCATGTCCAGGCCCAAccagccctccccacccctgcccgcctcccagggcaggagcagcccggTGGTGGCCTCGCTGCTGGGCACGCACAGCCCCCACATGGCCCCCgctgcccccatccctcctccGCCCGGCCTGGGCGGCGTCGCCCCCGAGTTCCCCCGGCCCCAGCCGGCCGAcaagctggagaagctgctggagaagctgctggctCGGTTCCCACAGTGCAACAA GGCCCAGCTGACCAACATCCTGCAGCAGATCAAGACTGCCCGGAGGACCATGGCCGGCCTGACCATGGAGGAGCTGAACCAGCTGGTGGCAGCcaagctggcagagcagcaggagcggGCAGCGGCTGGTGCTCAg cctctgggccGGATCAGGGCCCCCATGttctctgctcccctgcctcAGATCAGCACACCCATGTTCCTGCCCTCGGCCCAGGTCGCCTACCCAGGAACGGCATCACAC ACCCCAGCTGCCTGTAAGCTGTGTCTGATGTGCCAGAAGCTCGTGCAGCCTGGTGACCTTCACCCCATGGCCTGCTCACATGTGCTGCACAAGGAG TGCATCAAATTCTGGGCACAAACCAACACGAATGACACTTGCCCCTTTTGCCCAAGCCTCAAATGA
- the BACE1 gene encoding beta-secretase 1, whose protein sequence is MAPAWPWLLLWLGVLRALPAPPRIRLPLRGGAAPPSGLRQRRAPLDAEPDSAGSFVEMIDNLRGKSGQGYYVEMTVGSPPQKLNILVDTGSSNFAVGAAPHPFLRRYYQRQLSSTYRDLRKGVYVPYTQGKWEGELGTDLVTIPHGPNVTVRANIAAITESDKFFINGSNWEGILGLAYAEIARPDDSLEPFFDSLVKQTRVPNIFSLQLCGTGFSPNETEAVASVGGSMIIGGIDRSLYVGDIWYTPIRKEWYYEVIIVKLEVNGQDLNMDCKEYNYDKSIVDSGTTNLRLPKKVFEAAVKSIKTASSTEKFPDGFWLGEQLVCWQVGTTPWHIFPVLSLYLMGEVTNQSFRITILPQQYLRPVEDVATSQDDCYKFAISQSSTGTVMGAVIMEGFYVVFDRARKRIGFAVSACHVHDEFRTAAVDGPHLHSNMEDCGYNIPQTDESTLMTIAYVMAAICALFMLPLCLMVFQWRCFRCLRRDHDDFADDISLLK, encoded by the exons ATGGCGCCCgcctggccctggctgctgctgtggctgggcgTCCTGCGCgccctcccggccccgccgcgcaTCCGGCTGCCGCTgcggggcggcgcggccccgccgtCGGGGCTCCGGCAGCGCCGGGCGCCGCTGGACGCCGAGCCCGACAGCGCCGGCAGCTTCGTGGAGATGATCGACAACCTGCGGGGCAAGTCCGGGCAGGGGTACTACGTGGAGATGACGGTGGGCAGCCCCCCGCAGAAG ctgaataTCCTGGTGGACACAGGGAGCAGTAACTTCGCCGTGGGAGCTGCACCACACCCCTTCCTCCGGAGATACTACCAGCGGCAGCT ctccagcacctaCCGTGACCTGCGGAAGGGAGTGTACGTGCCCTACACCCAGGGCAAGTGGGAaggggagctgggcactgaCCTTGTCACCATCCCCCACGGCCCCAACGTCACTGTCAGAGCCAACATCGCTGCCATCACAGAGTCAGACAAATTCTTCATCAACGGCTCCAACTGGGAAGGGATCCTGGGACTGGCATATGCTGAGATTGCCCGG CCCGACGACAGCCTGGAGCCCTTCTTTGACTCCCTGGTGAAGCAGACACGGGTGCCCAACAtcttctccctgcagctgtgcgGAACAGGCTTCTCTCCCAACGAGACAGAGGCCGTGGCCTCGGTGGGAGGCAGCATG ATCATCGGTGGCATCGACCGCTCGCTGTACGTGGGTGACATCTGGTACACCCCCATCCGCAAGGAGTGGTACTACGAGGTCATCATCGTCAAGCTGGAGGTCAACGGGCAGGACCTGAACATGGACTGCAAGGAG TACAACTACGACAAGAGCATTGTGGACAGTGGGACCACCAACCTCAGGCTACCAAAGAAGGTGTTTGAGGCTGCGGTGAAATCCATCAAAACAGCATCTTCG ACGGAGAAGTTTCCAGACGGCTTctggctgggggagcagctggttTGCTGGCAGGTCGGCACCACCCCCTGGCACATCTTCCCGGTCCTGTCCCTCTACCTGATGGGGGAGGTCACCAACCAGTCCTTCCGGATCACCATCCTGccccag CAATACCTGCGCCCCGTGGAGGACGTGGCCACCTCTCAGGACGACTGCTACAAGTTTGCCATCTCCCAGTCCTCCACCGGCACCGTCATGGGCGCCGTGATCATGGAGGGTTTCTACGTGGTGTTCGACCGCGCCCGCAAGCGCATCGGCTTCGCCGTCAGCGCCTGCCACG TGCACGACGAGTTCCGGACGGCCGCGGTGGACGGGCCCCACCTGCACTCCAACATGGAGGACTGCGGCTACAACATCCCGCAGACGGACGAGTCCACGCTGATGACCATCGCCTACGTCATGGCGGCCATCTGCGCCCTCTTCATGCTGCCCCTGTGCCTCATGGTGTTCCAGTGGCGCTGCTTCCGCTGCCTGCGGCGGGACCACGACGACTTCGCCGACGACATCTCCCTGCTGAAGTGA
- the RNF214 gene encoding RING finger protein 214 isoform X1, translating into MALEQAQVDGPDPPRLCEPGPAAPPCSGSPLSAPESPSEPGPGGQADPAAAPGPGGDAEPGPGGAEAAGQSGAAAEEPDEEAAPARPSQNIAVQTDFKAADADVNTDQDIEKNLDKMMSERALLKERYQEVLDKQRQVENQLQVQLKQLQQRREEEMKNHQEILKAIQDVTIKREETKKKMEKEKKEFLQKEQDLKAEIEKLCEKGRRLLKEQEEKENKIASLIAEQSDEKQLWEMELDKLKNQHNEINRNILEETERAWKAEILSLESRKELLVLKLEEAEKEAELHLTYLNCACRSAPPTLETMRPKQEWEMRLNRIRMTKQSVRDQFNDHIQMVRNGTKLSSLPQIPTPTLPPPPSETDFMLTAFQPSPSLTPRLPFPIGPVPVPMVMPSADPRALSFPLLNPAMSRPNQPSPPLPASQGRSSPVVASLLGTHSPHMAPAAPIPPPPGLGGVAPEFPRPQPADKLEKLLEKLLARFPQCNKAQLTNILQQIKTARRTMAGLTMEELNQLVAAKLAEQQERAAAGAQPLGRIRAPMFSAPLPQISTPMFLPSAQVAYPGTASHTPAACKLCLMCQKLVQPGDLHPMACSHVLHKECIKFWAQTNTNDTCPFCPSLK; encoded by the exons ATGGCGCTGGAACAGGCGCAGGTCGACGGCCCCGACCCGCCGCGCCTCTGcgagcccggccccgccgcgccgccctGCAG CGGGAGCCCGCTCTCCGCCCCGGAGAGCCCCAGCGAGCCCGGGCCCGGCGGGCAGGCGGAccccgcggccgcccccggccccggcggcgATGCGGAGCCCGGGCCCGGCGGCGCGGAGGCCGCGGGGCAGAGCGGAGCGGCGGCCGAGGAGCCCGACGAGGAGGCGGCCCCGGCCAGGCCGTCGCAGAACATCGCGGTGCAG ACCGACTTCAAGGCGGCCGATGCGGATGTGAACACGGACCAGGACATCGAGAAGAACTTG GACAAGATGATGTCCGAGAGGGCCTTGCTGAAGGAGCGCTACCAGGAGGTGTTGGACAAACAGAGGCAGGTGGAGAATCAGCTGCAGGTCCAGCttaagcagctgcagcagcggagggaagaggagatgaAAAACCACCAG GAGATCCTCAAAGCCATTCAGGATGTTACAATCAAGCGAGAGGAGACTAagaaaaagatggagaaagaaaagaaagaattcctGCAGAAAGAGCAGGATCTCAAAGCTGAAATTGAGAAACTCTGTGAGAAAGGCAGAAG GttgctgaaggagcaggaggagaaggaaaacaagattgCCTCTCTGATTGCAGAGCAGTCTGATGAGAA gcagctgtgggagaTGGAGCTGGACAAGCTGAAGAACCAGCACAATGAAATCAACAGGAACATTCTTGAGGAGACGGAGCGGGCCTGGAAAGCAGAG ATCCTGTCCCTGGAGAGCCggaaggagctgctggtctTAAAActagaagaagcagaaaaagaagcagagctACACCTCACCTACCTCAA CTGTGCTTGCAGGTCTGCGCCGCCCACGCTGGAGACCATGAGGCCAAAGCAGGAGTGGGAGATGAGGCTGAACAGGATACGTATGACCAAGCAGAGTGTCCGA GATCAGTTCAATGACCACATCCAGATGGTGAGGAATGGCACAAAGCTGAGCAGCCTCCCCCAGATCCCAACTCCAACGCTGCCTCCTCCGCCTTCAGAA acAGATTTCATGCTGACGgcattccagcccagcccatccctgacCCCCCGGCTCCCCTTCCCCATCGGGCCCGTCCCCGTCCCCATGGTCATGCCGAGCGCCGATCCCCGGGcgctctccttccctctgctgaaCCCCGCCATGTCCAGGCCCAAccagccctccccacccctgcccgcctcccagggcaggagcagcccggTGGTGGCCTCGCTGCTGGGCACGCACAGCCCCCACATGGCCCCCgctgcccccatccctcctccGCCCGGCCTGGGCGGCGTCGCCCCCGAGTTCCCCCGGCCCCAGCCGGCCGAcaagctggagaagctgctggagaagctgctggctCGGTTCCCACAGTGCAACAA GGCCCAGCTGACCAACATCCTGCAGCAGATCAAGACTGCCCGGAGGACCATGGCCGGCCTGACCATGGAGGAGCTGAACCAGCTGGTGGCAGCcaagctggcagagcagcaggagcggGCAGCGGCTGGTGCTCAg cctctgggccGGATCAGGGCCCCCATGttctctgctcccctgcctcAGATCAGCACACCCATGTTCCTGCCCTCGGCCCAGGTCGCCTACCCAGGAACGGCATCACAC ACCCCAGCTGCCTGTAAGCTGTGTCTGATGTGCCAGAAGCTCGTGCAGCCTGGTGACCTTCACCCCATGGCCTGCTCACATGTGCTGCACAAGGAG TGCATCAAATTCTGGGCACAAACCAACACGAATGACACTTGCCCCTTTTGCCCAAGCCTCAAATGA